A DNA window from Leptolyngbya sp. KIOST-1 contains the following coding sequences:
- a CDS encoding PAS domain S-box protein: protein MPFLRLRPLSTTLPLSWVLTLPMVLLAVIMLVCIGHLSRQVEAAQVQQLLLLWLLILVGAAIVDLWLAQGLLNRLHLFVQVSDRLTAGNLAQRFPTNSCVREFNHLARSFNQMADQLQQSFQHLQTTLTESETKFTIIFRTSPDPLAIATWDEGRLLDVNDSLLEFFGYSRSEMVGRTAVELGLWVEMAQRDRYRTLLEQEGRVRNMEVQLFTKLGDIKTVLLSVEAQILDGQDCLIVTHRDITERHRAKAALVESQQQLALAQRVARAGYWEFDVATQALAWSEMNFHNWGLDPTGPPPRFSDLLKSLPAEDRDRLTRHIETAIAAGLPYQVDLRPTHPDGSLHYIDVRGNPVFDPQGQVVKLVGVSMDITDRKRAEQALQESEARFRQLAETVQEGFFVYDIGIQQYAYVNPAYWTVRGMSPDSAPAPSTAGWLASIHPDDRDRIEAALERERQGENFDQEYRYITPTGELRWLRSKAFPICNEAGQVVRVVGTVENITDRKRAEAERKCTEAALRRSEARFRSAFDDAPYGISLVAPTGQFVLVNAYYCKLLGYTEAELLHLRFQDITHPDDWDREQVEFERLLLGDLRTYQMEKRYLTKQGEVIPVVVNAATVYDHDGRPLYSVGHVQDIRDRLAINRMKDEFISVVSHELRTPITAIQGALVLLGAGVYADRPEKAQRMLEIAIGNSDRLVRLVDDILSFERLESGQVQLEKEPCQVAHLMDQAIDSVQPLADQATIAIAHTPLDNILVAAPDAIIQVLTNLLSNAIKFSNPGQTVWLTAEVDKDAVASSSTAVVFTVRDQGRGIPADKLDRIFDQFQQVDASDSRRRGGTGLGLAICKRIVEQHQGRIWVESQLGRGSTFFVALPLTHLDHREGHHG from the coding sequence ATGCCGTTTCTCCGCCTGCGACCATTGTCGACCACCCTGCCGCTGTCCTGGGTGCTCACCCTGCCGATGGTGCTCCTGGCCGTGATCATGCTGGTGTGTATTGGCCATCTGTCTCGGCAAGTTGAGGCGGCCCAGGTGCAGCAGCTCTTGCTGCTGTGGCTCTTGATCCTGGTGGGAGCCGCGATTGTCGATCTGTGGCTGGCCCAGGGCCTGCTGAATCGTCTGCACCTATTTGTCCAAGTGAGCGATCGGCTTACGGCCGGGAACCTGGCTCAGCGGTTCCCCACTAACAGTTGCGTCCGTGAGTTCAACCACCTGGCCCGTTCCTTTAATCAGATGGCCGATCAGCTGCAGCAGTCGTTTCAGCACCTGCAAACCACCCTGACCGAGTCGGAAACCAAGTTCACCATTATTTTTCGCACCAGCCCCGACCCGCTGGCCATTGCCACATGGGATGAGGGACGGCTGCTGGACGTCAACGACAGTTTGCTGGAGTTCTTTGGCTACAGCCGCAGCGAGATGGTGGGGCGCACGGCGGTGGAGCTGGGGCTGTGGGTGGAGATGGCGCAGCGCGATCGCTATCGAACGCTGTTGGAGCAGGAGGGGCGGGTGCGCAACATGGAAGTGCAGCTGTTTACCAAGCTGGGGGACATCAAAACCGTGCTGCTCTCCGTCGAGGCCCAGATCCTGGACGGCCAGGACTGCCTGATTGTGACCCACCGCGACATCACCGAGCGCCATCGGGCCAAAGCCGCCTTGGTGGAAAGCCAGCAGCAGCTTGCCCTGGCCCAGCGGGTGGCCCGGGCCGGCTACTGGGAGTTTGACGTGGCGACCCAGGCGCTGGCCTGGTCAGAGATGAACTTCCACAACTGGGGGCTCGACCCGACTGGGCCGCCCCCCCGCTTCAGCGATCTGCTGAAAAGTCTACCCGCCGAAGATCGCGATCGCCTCACCCGCCACATCGAAACCGCCATTGCGGCGGGCCTGCCCTACCAGGTTGACCTGCGGCCCACTCACCCCGATGGCTCACTCCACTACATCGACGTGCGCGGCAATCCGGTCTTTGACCCGCAGGGGCAGGTGGTCAAACTGGTCGGCGTGTCGATGGATATCACCGATCGCAAGCGGGCCGAGCAGGCCCTCCAGGAGAGCGAAGCCCGCTTTCGGCAGCTGGCCGAGACGGTGCAGGAGGGCTTTTTTGTCTACGACATTGGCATCCAGCAGTATGCCTACGTCAACCCGGCCTACTGGACGGTTCGGGGAATGTCTCCCGACAGTGCCCCGGCCCCCAGCACAGCGGGGTGGCTGGCGAGCATTCATCCCGACGATCGCGATCGCATTGAGGCGGCCCTGGAGCGCGAACGTCAGGGCGAAAACTTCGACCAGGAGTACCGCTACATTACCCCCACGGGGGAGCTACGCTGGCTCAGGTCAAAGGCGTTTCCCATCTGCAATGAGGCGGGTCAGGTGGTGCGCGTCGTGGGCACCGTGGAGAACATCACCGATCGCAAACGGGCCGAAGCCGAGCGCAAGTGCACCGAAGCGGCCCTGCGCCGGAGCGAGGCCCGCTTTCGCAGCGCCTTTGACGACGCCCCCTACGGCATTTCGCTGGTGGCACCCACGGGGCAGTTTGTGCTGGTCAATGCCTACTACTGCAAGCTGCTGGGCTATACCGAAGCCGAGCTGCTGCATCTCAGGTTCCAGGACATCACCCACCCCGACGATTGGGACCGAGAACAGGTCGAGTTTGAGCGCCTGCTTCTGGGCGACCTCCGCACCTATCAGATGGAAAAACGCTACCTGACGAAGCAGGGCGAAGTCATTCCGGTGGTGGTCAATGCCGCGACCGTCTACGATCACGACGGTCGGCCCCTCTATTCGGTGGGCCATGTGCAGGACATTCGCGATCGCCTGGCCATCAACCGCATGAAAGACGAATTTATCTCCGTGGTCAGTCACGAGCTGCGCACCCCGATCACCGCTATCCAGGGCGCGCTGGTGTTGCTGGGGGCCGGCGTCTACGCCGATCGCCCCGAGAAAGCTCAGCGCATGCTGGAGATTGCCATCGGCAACAGCGATCGCCTGGTACGCCTGGTGGACGACATTCTCAGCTTTGAGCGCCTGGAGTCAGGCCAGGTGCAACTTGAAAAAGAACCCTGCCAGGTGGCCCATCTGATGGACCAGGCGATCGACAGCGTTCAGCCCCTGGCCGACCAGGCAACCATTGCCATTGCCCACACCCCCCTCGACAACATCCTGGTCGCCGCCCCCGATGCCATCATTCAGGTGCTCACCAACCTGCTCAGCAACGCGATCAAGTTTTCCAACCCAGGCCAGACTGTATGGCTAACCGCAGAGGTCGACAAAGACGCTGTAGCATCTTCATCGACCGCGGTCGTTTTCACCGTGCGCGACCAGGGGCGCGGCATTCCAGCGGACAAACTCGATCGCATTTTTGACCAGTTTCAGCAGGTCGATGCCTCCGACTCCCGCCGGCGGGGGGGCACCGGGCTGGGGCTCGCCATCTGCAAACGCATTGTGGAGCAGCACCAGGGCCGAATTTGGGTGGAGAGCCAGCTGGGCCGGGGCAGCACCTTCTTTGTCGCCCTGCCCCTCACCCATCTAGACCACAGGGAGGGCCACCATGGCTAA
- the cysT gene encoding sulfate ABC transporter permease subunit CysT produces the protein MTSASVEIRPSNRPKNVLQKVSIPWIVVFTHMFVILLLPLAALLLRAIVLNPAQFWALATTPIALSTYNITFGTAIVAAIVNMLMGTLTAWVLVRYEFPGKRFLDGIVDLPFALPTAVAGVTLATVYNQSGWLGQFFAPFGIQIAFSRVGVAIAMVFVSLPFVVRTVQPVLQEIEPTIEEAAWSLGASRFATFWKVILPPIIPAILTGTAQAFARAVGEFGSVVLVAANIPFQDLIAPVLVFQRLEGADIPGATVIGLVLLLISLILLLIINLLQAWGRRYDA, from the coding sequence ATGACCTCTGCCTCTGTCGAAATCCGCCCGTCTAATCGGCCCAAGAATGTGCTGCAAAAGGTGTCTATCCCCTGGATAGTCGTCTTTACTCACATGTTCGTGATTTTGTTGCTGCCCCTGGCGGCGCTGCTGCTACGGGCGATCGTGCTCAACCCGGCGCAGTTTTGGGCCTTGGCCACCACCCCCATTGCCCTCTCCACCTACAACATCACCTTTGGTACCGCTATTGTGGCAGCCATTGTCAATATGCTGATGGGTACCCTGACGGCCTGGGTGCTGGTGCGCTACGAGTTTCCGGGCAAGCGATTTTTAGACGGCATTGTCGATTTGCCCTTTGCCCTGCCCACGGCGGTAGCCGGGGTGACGCTGGCCACGGTTTACAACCAGAGCGGCTGGCTGGGGCAGTTTTTTGCTCCCTTTGGCATTCAGATTGCTTTTAGCCGGGTTGGGGTGGCGATCGCCATGGTCTTTGTCTCGTTACCCTTTGTGGTGCGCACCGTGCAGCCGGTGCTGCAAGAGATTGAGCCCACCATCGAAGAAGCTGCCTGGTCTCTGGGTGCATCCCGCTTTGCCACCTTTTGGAAGGTGATTTTGCCGCCGATTATCCCGGCCATTCTTACCGGCACAGCCCAGGCCTTCGCCCGCGCCGTGGGTGAATTCGGTTCCGTAGTACTGGTTGCCGCCAACATCCCGTTCCAAGATTTGATTGCGCCTGTGCTGGTGTTTCAGCGTCTGGAAGGAGCTGACATTCCTGGCGCGACAGTTATTGGTCTGGTGCTGCTGCTAATTTCGCTGATTTTGCTATTGATCATCAATTTGCTACAAGCCTGGGGTCGCCGCTATGACGCTTAA
- a CDS encoding response regulator, with protein MAKRLLIVDDEDDIRAIVQAALEELAGWQTLGAASGQEGLALARGSAPDAILLDISMPDMDGFEIYRQLQSHPDTQNIPVIVLTSKVLARDRARFTALQVAGLITKPFNPLTLAPQIAALLDWDAVA; from the coding sequence ATGGCTAAGCGACTGCTGATTGTGGACGACGAGGACGACATTCGCGCCATTGTTCAGGCCGCCCTGGAGGAATTGGCGGGGTGGCAAACCCTGGGGGCCGCCTCGGGCCAGGAGGGGCTGGCGCTGGCCCGAGGGTCAGCCCCCGACGCAATTCTGCTCGATATTTCCATGCCCGACATGGACGGCTTTGAAATCTACCGCCAGCTGCAAAGTCACCCCGATACCCAGAACATTCCGGTGATTGTGCTCACCTCCAAAGTGCTGGCCCGCGATCGCGCCCGCTTCACCGCCCTACAGGTGGCGGGGCTAATCACCAAACCCTTCAACCCCCTCACCCTGGCCCCGCAGATAGCCGCGCTGCTGGACTGGGATGCCGTCGCCTAG
- a CDS encoding sulfate ABC transporter substrate-binding protein, with the protein MTSPRNPKSLEAQPGGQRSFLAYLGQGLLERSVSRRSAILFAAGLGLSGAIAACGGGTTTGTAPDGGDQAARPDTIDVTLVSFAVTEAAYSNIIPLFVEYWREETGQTVRFDQSYGGSGSQTRAVIDGLEADIVALAIPADTIQIQEAGLIEPGWEAETPNGDGIVTSSVGVIVTREGNPKNIQDWSDLTRDDVTFVTANPKTSGGARWNYLALWGDVSETGGTEEQAKAFVTDAFANVPVLPKDAREATDVFFTQNQGDALINYENEVLLAAQQGNELPYVIPDNNIFIANPIAVVDSYVDQRGTREVAEAFVAFLFTPEAQREFAKVGFRPVIPEVQQEFADVFPEVPNLFTAEDFGGWGAIREEHFADGGIFDQIQTEIARR; encoded by the coding sequence ATGACTTCACCTCGTAACCCCAAGAGCCTGGAGGCTCAGCCCGGCGGTCAGCGCAGCTTCTTGGCTTACCTGGGCCAGGGACTCCTCGAGCGTTCGGTCTCTCGACGGTCGGCGATTTTGTTTGCGGCGGGCCTAGGGCTGTCTGGGGCGATCGCAGCCTGCGGCGGCGGTACAACCACCGGTACCGCACCGGATGGCGGCGACCAGGCCGCTCGCCCAGACACCATTGATGTCACGTTGGTCAGCTTCGCCGTGACCGAAGCCGCCTACTCCAACATCATTCCGCTGTTTGTGGAGTACTGGAGGGAAGAGACCGGCCAGACCGTGCGCTTTGACCAGAGCTACGGCGGTTCCGGTAGCCAAACCCGCGCCGTAATCGATGGCCTAGAAGCCGACATCGTTGCCCTAGCCATCCCTGCCGACACCATTCAAATTCAAGAAGCTGGCCTGATTGAGCCCGGTTGGGAAGCCGAGACGCCGAACGGCGACGGCATCGTCACCTCGTCCGTCGGCGTCATTGTCACCCGCGAGGGCAATCCCAAAAACATTCAAGATTGGTCTGACCTGACCCGCGACGACGTTACCTTTGTCACCGCCAACCCCAAAACCTCTGGCGGTGCCCGGTGGAACTATCTGGCCCTGTGGGGGGATGTCTCGGAGACGGGCGGCACCGAAGAGCAGGCCAAAGCCTTTGTTACCGATGCCTTTGCTAATGTGCCAGTGCTGCCTAAGGATGCTCGGGAGGCCACCGACGTGTTCTTTACCCAAAACCAGGGTGATGCCCTGATCAACTACGAGAACGAGGTGCTGCTCGCGGCTCAGCAGGGGAACGAACTGCCCTACGTGATTCCTGACAACAACATCTTTATTGCCAATCCGATCGCGGTGGTCGATAGCTATGTCGATCAGCGGGGCACCCGCGAGGTGGCCGAGGCCTTTGTCGCCTTTCTCTTCACCCCCGAAGCCCAGCGGGAGTTTGCCAAGGTGGGCTTTCGCCCGGTGATTCCGGAGGTGCAGCAGGAGTTTGCCGACGTTTTCCCTGAGGTACCCAACCTGTTCACCGCCGAGGACTTTGGCGGCTGGGGTGCCATCCGCGAAGAACACTTCGCCGATGGCGGCATCTTCGACCAGATTCAAACCGAGATTGCTCGCCGCTAG
- a CDS encoding superoxide dismutase, translated as MAFELQPLPYAFDALDPYIDAQTMETHHGFHHGGYVAKLNSALEGYPDLQAKSLEQLIRELDTLPDSVKTAVRNNGGGHFNHSIFWTLMGPNAGGAPRGAIATLIDDTFGDFETFKTRFNDAGATQFGSGFVWLVRNEPNSRYPTPG; from the coding sequence ATGGCCTTTGAACTTCAGCCCCTACCCTACGCCTTTGATGCCTTAGATCCCTACATCGATGCCCAGACAATGGAAACTCACCATGGGTTTCACCACGGCGGCTACGTCGCCAAGCTCAACAGCGCTCTGGAAGGGTATCCCGACCTGCAAGCCAAATCTCTGGAACAGCTGATTCGTGAGCTAGACACGCTGCCGGACTCGGTCAAGACCGCCGTTCGCAACAATGGTGGCGGGCACTTCAACCACTCCATTTTTTGGACCCTGATGGGACCGAATGCCGGGGGCGCACCCAGGGGGGCGATCGCCACCCTGATCGACGACACCTTTGGCGACTTTGAAACCTTCAAAACTCGGTTCAACGATGCCGGGGCTACCCAGTTTGGCAGCGGCTTTGTGTGGCTGGTGCGCAATGAACCTAATTCTCGTTACCCGACACCCGGATGA
- a CDS encoding sulfate/molybdate ABC transporter ATP-binding protein: protein MGIKVENVTKRFGDFQALEPINLEVKSGSLVALLGPSGSGKSTLLRVIAGLETADTGKIYISAQDATYKSVQDRQIGFVFQHYALFKHLTVRKNIAFALDLQKWPKERIKNRVDTLLDLVQLSHLGDRYPSQLSGGQRQRVALARSLAIEPQVLLLDEPFGALDAKVRKDLRDWLRHLHDDVHVTTVFVTHDQEEAMEIADEIVVMSNGKIEQVGTPEDVYENPATPFVMSFIGAVNVLSPDDTWKAHHHEVPNNASQVFLRPHDIDIFATPTDGTLPAKIKYIIHLGWTIRLELALENGQEITAHINREQYKALDIQQGQTIYLRAKLIRSFAGSPNYSRAIA, encoded by the coding sequence GTGGGCATAAAAGTAGAGAATGTGACCAAGCGGTTTGGCGACTTTCAGGCGCTAGAGCCAATCAATCTGGAGGTCAAGAGTGGCTCTCTGGTGGCGCTGCTGGGGCCGTCCGGGTCGGGCAAATCCACCCTGCTGCGGGTGATTGCCGGGTTAGAAACCGCCGACACGGGCAAAATCTACATCTCGGCTCAGGACGCCACCTACAAGTCGGTGCAAGATCGGCAAATTGGCTTTGTATTTCAGCACTACGCCTTGTTTAAGCACCTCACCGTGCGCAAAAACATTGCCTTTGCCCTCGATCTGCAAAAGTGGCCTAAGGAGCGGATCAAAAACCGGGTCGATACCCTGCTAGATCTGGTGCAGCTGAGCCATCTGGGCGATCGCTACCCCTCTCAGCTCTCGGGCGGGCAGCGCCAGCGGGTGGCCCTGGCGCGATCGCTGGCCATCGAACCCCAGGTGCTGCTGCTGGATGAACCCTTCGGTGCCCTCGACGCCAAGGTGCGCAAAGACCTGCGCGACTGGCTGCGTCACCTCCACGACGATGTCCATGTCACCACGGTGTTTGTTACCCACGACCAGGAAGAGGCGATGGAAATTGCCGATGAGATCGTGGTGATGAGCAACGGCAAAATCGAGCAGGTGGGCACTCCCGAAGACGTCTACGAAAACCCCGCTACTCCCTTTGTGATGAGCTTTATCGGGGCCGTCAACGTGCTCTCCCCCGACGACACCTGGAAGGCTCACCACCACGAGGTGCCCAACAACGCCAGTCAGGTGTTCTTGCGGCCCCACGATATTGATATTTTTGCCACCCCCACCGATGGCACCCTGCCCGCCAAAATCAAGTACATCATTCACCTGGGCTGGACAATTCGCCTAGAGCTAGCTCTAGAGAATGGCCAGGAGATTACCGCCCATATTAACCGGGAGCAATACAAGGCGCTGGATATTCAGCAAGGGCAGACTATTTATCTGCGCGCTAAGCTGATTCGCAGCTTTGCAGGGTCGCCAAACTACTCTCGGGCGATCGCTTAA
- the rfbB gene encoding dTDP-glucose 4,6-dehydratase, translated as MKTLLVTGGAGFIGSNFVLKARQERWANVVNLDKFTYASNSHNLAPLSEDSGHCLVAGDIGNSELVTDILLQYRPDAILNFAAESHVDRSIADPEAFIQTNVVGTFRLLEASRKYWLSLPPESKQKFRFLHVSTDEVYGSLSLEDPPFHENTPYAPNSPYSASKAASDHFVRAYYHTYGLPTLTTNCSNNYGPYQFPEKLIPLVILNALNGQPLPIYGDGQNIRDWLYVEDHCDAIYQVLEKGTIGETYNVGGLNEKTNLSVVKNICSLLDDLAPKENGSYASLITFVEDRPGHDRRYSIDCRKIQQELGWQPRESFESGLLKTVKWYLENPAWIEQVQSGNYHDWIHKNYAGRMA; from the coding sequence ATGAAGACTCTTTTGGTTACAGGTGGAGCGGGCTTTATCGGCTCTAACTTTGTTTTGAAAGCTCGGCAAGAGCGGTGGGCGAATGTTGTTAACTTGGACAAGTTTACCTACGCCAGCAACTCTCATAACTTAGCCCCCTTAAGCGAAGATTCAGGGCATTGCCTCGTTGCAGGAGATATCGGCAATTCCGAATTGGTGACAGACATTCTATTGCAGTATCGTCCTGATGCCATTCTTAACTTTGCTGCGGAAAGTCATGTCGATCGGTCCATCGCTGATCCTGAGGCTTTCATACAAACTAATGTGGTTGGCACCTTTCGACTGCTAGAGGCATCTCGAAAATACTGGCTTTCCTTGCCCCCAGAAAGTAAACAGAAATTTCGCTTTTTACATGTTTCAACTGATGAAGTTTATGGTTCCCTTTCCCTTGAGGATCCTCCATTCCATGAAAATACGCCTTATGCACCTAATAGCCCCTATTCAGCCAGCAAAGCTGCGTCAGATCACTTCGTCAGAGCTTACTACCACACCTATGGCTTGCCGACCCTAACTACCAATTGTTCAAATAACTATGGGCCCTATCAGTTTCCAGAAAAACTAATACCTCTGGTTATTCTAAATGCTCTCAATGGTCAGCCTTTGCCAATTTACGGTGACGGGCAAAATATTAGAGACTGGCTTTACGTTGAGGATCATTGTGATGCGATCTATCAAGTATTAGAGAAAGGCACAATTGGAGAGACCTATAATGTCGGCGGCCTAAATGAGAAAACAAATTTATCTGTGGTAAAAAATATTTGTTCTTTGCTAGATGATCTAGCTCCCAAAGAAAATGGTAGCTATGCTTCACTAATTACCTTTGTTGAAGATCGTCCAGGCCACGATAGACGCTATTCCATTGATTGTCGAAAGATTCAGCAGGAGTTAGGTTGGCAGCCTAGAGAGAGCTTTGAAAGTGGTTTATTGAAGACCGTTAAGTGGTATTTGGAAAATCCTGCCTGGATCGAACAGGTGCAATCAGGCAACTACCATGACTGGATCCATAAAAATTATGCTGGTCGCATGGCTTAG
- a CDS encoding response regulator: MKILLLEDDPSTSEFLANTLTTHRYAVDTIADGALGLDLANRWPYDLLIVDWVLPGLDGLEVCRQLRSQGNCTPILMLTVKSASADIVAGLDAGADDYLAKTCDAPQLLARVRALLRRRSTTTPVLSWGDLCLDPALTQVTFRQQPIPCRPKEYELLELFLRHPQRLLTRSAIIDHLWPMADTPVEGSVTNLIKDLRQRLKAAGLSSSPIETVYGSGYRLKALPQDRAEPTVRDDSSPAQPTSVGFNAVMQQAAQRFQASLAQRLQVLDAAVQALDGGVLDPQQRQLAIAEAHRLAGGLGLFGYAQASEVAEAIERLLRSAPAYQLGSELAQQLALLQRALLLSSTEEEATSDQATLQALR, from the coding sequence ATGAAAATTCTGCTGCTAGAAGACGATCCGTCGACCAGTGAGTTTTTGGCCAATACACTGACAACCCACCGATATGCTGTCGATACAATCGCTGATGGCGCGCTCGGACTCGATTTGGCCAATCGCTGGCCCTACGATTTGCTGATTGTCGACTGGGTGTTACCCGGGCTAGACGGACTGGAGGTCTGTCGGCAGCTGCGGAGCCAGGGCAACTGCACACCCATTCTGATGCTGACGGTCAAGTCTGCCAGTGCTGATATCGTAGCCGGGCTGGATGCCGGGGCCGACGACTACCTGGCCAAGACCTGCGACGCGCCCCAGCTGCTGGCCCGGGTGCGCGCTTTGTTGCGCCGCCGCAGTACGACGACCCCGGTGCTGAGCTGGGGCGACCTTTGCCTTGACCCCGCGCTCACCCAGGTCACCTTCCGGCAGCAGCCCATTCCCTGCCGCCCTAAAGAGTACGAACTGTTAGAGCTATTTTTGCGGCATCCCCAGCGCCTGCTCACCCGCAGCGCCATTATCGATCACCTGTGGCCCATGGCCGACACCCCCGTTGAGGGGTCGGTCACCAACCTGATTAAGGACCTGCGCCAGCGGCTCAAGGCTGCTGGGCTGAGTTCCAGCCCGATTGAAACGGTCTACGGCTCGGGCTACCGCTTAAAAGCCCTGCCCCAGGACCGGGCAGAGCCTACAGTACGAGACGACTCCAGCCCAGCCCAGCCGACCTCGGTGGGGTTCAATGCGGTCATGCAGCAGGCCGCTCAGCGGTTCCAGGCCTCTCTGGCCCAGCGGCTCCAGGTGCTCGACGCGGCGGTACAAGCTTTGGATGGCGGCGTCCTGGACCCGCAGCAGCGGCAGTTGGCCATCGCCGAGGCCCACCGCCTGGCGGGGGGATTAGGGCTGTTTGGCTATGCCCAGGCATCCGAGGTGGCCGAAGCAATTGAGCGCCTGTTGCGCTCTGCCCCAGCCTACCAGCTGGGTTCCGAGCTGGCCCAGCAACTGGCGTTGCTACAGCGAGCGCTGCTGCTGAGTTCCACCGAGGAGGAGGCCACCTCAGACCAGGCAACCCTCCAGGCCCTGCGTTGA
- a CDS encoding NAD(P)/FAD-dependent oxidoreductase, which yields METLDFDVVIIGGGPAGCSCALYTARASLKTVILDKNPAVGALAITHNIANYPGVAGAASGEELLAVMRQQAVDFGPVYQRSQVYGLDLSGEAKLVYTPELSYSAGHRYKKSQALSCGCEKAWDSGLKRCLGASGSQNCSILKRSPESSLATLQSCESA from the coding sequence TTGGAAACCCTTGACTTCGACGTAGTGATCATCGGCGGCGGGCCAGCGGGGTGTAGTTGTGCGCTTTACACGGCCAGGGCCAGCCTCAAGACGGTGATTTTGGACAAAAACCCGGCGGTGGGGGCGCTGGCGATCACTCACAACATTGCCAACTACCCTGGGGTGGCGGGGGCTGCCAGCGGTGAGGAACTGCTGGCGGTGATGCGACAGCAGGCGGTGGACTTTGGGCCGGTGTACCAGCGATCGCAGGTCTATGGCCTCGACCTTAGCGGCGAGGCCAAGCTGGTCTACACGCCCGAATTGAGTTATTCGGCAGGCCATCGATATAAAAAGTCCCAGGCTCTCTCCTGTGGTTGTGAGAAAGCCTGGGATAGTGGGTTGAAACGATGCCTTGGGGCGAGTGGAAGCCAGAATTGCTCAATCCTTAAGCGATCGCCCGAGAGTAGTTTGGCGACCCTGCAAAGCTGCGAATCAGCTTAG
- a CDS encoding NIL domain-containing protein: protein MASISPDYGLEAIHLKDPESLVQTQVKIRIPKARHPDPVISDLINRYGLKVNILGALLGANGQEDGWFDLAIEGRAATIHEALLDLVEIDADLWFNTDADDGY, encoded by the coding sequence ATGGCGTCTATCTCTCCCGATTATGGCCTTGAGGCCATCCACCTCAAAGATCCTGAAAGCCTGGTGCAAACCCAGGTCAAAATCCGCATTCCCAAAGCCCGCCACCCTGACCCGGTGATCTCTGATTTGATCAATCGCTACGGCCTTAAAGTGAATATTCTGGGTGCGTTGCTTGGAGCCAATGGACAGGAAGATGGCTGGTTCGATTTGGCGATTGAGGGTCGCGCCGCCACCATCCACGAAGCGCTGCTGGACCTGGTGGAGATAGACGCCGACCTCTGGTTTAACACCGATGCCGACGATGGCTACTGA
- the cysW gene encoding sulfate ABC transporter permease subunit CysW, protein MTLNLETHAPIGEREIHPQDSREWAKIGLILLVFAFFTVILIVPVIYVFVGAFSNGLPGFLGTLSSRPFLNALRLTLMAVAVAVPLNVIFGLCAALVIARKSFRGRTFLLSVIDLPFSISPVVAGLMLVSLYGRQGLLNPVLQAIDLRIIFSFPGIALATILGGMPFVAREVIPVLEEIGDEEEEAAKTLGASGWQTFWRVTLPSIRWALVYGIILTTARAMGEFGSIAIVSSNLIGRTQTLTLFVDSSYRNYDSQGAFATAVVLAGLAALTLVIKQVLEHLYAQRHRVK, encoded by the coding sequence ATGACGCTTAACCTAGAGACTCATGCCCCCATTGGGGAACGCGAGATCCATCCCCAAGATTCAAGGGAGTGGGCAAAGATTGGCCTGATTTTGCTGGTGTTTGCCTTCTTCACGGTCATTTTGATTGTGCCTGTGATCTATGTTTTTGTCGGCGCATTTAGCAACGGTCTTCCAGGCTTCCTAGGCACCCTGTCCAGTCGTCCATTTCTCAACGCATTGAGGCTGACGCTGATGGCGGTGGCGGTGGCGGTGCCCCTGAACGTCATTTTTGGCCTCTGCGCCGCCCTGGTGATCGCCCGCAAAAGTTTCCGGGGTCGTACCTTTTTGCTCAGCGTTATCGACCTGCCCTTTTCCATCTCGCCGGTCGTCGCCGGTCTCATGCTGGTGTCGCTCTACGGTCGCCAGGGGCTGCTCAACCCGGTGCTCCAGGCCATCGATCTGAGAATTATTTTTTCCTTCCCCGGCATTGCCCTGGCCACGATCTTGGGTGGCATGCCCTTTGTGGCCCGCGAAGTGATTCCGGTATTGGAAGAAATTGGCGATGAGGAAGAAGAAGCCGCCAAAACCCTGGGGGCTAGCGGTTGGCAGACTTTCTGGCGGGTCACCCTGCCCTCCATTCGCTGGGCGCTGGTCTACGGCATTATTCTCACCACTGCCCGTGCCATGGGCGAGTTTGGCTCGATCGCCATTGTGTCGAGCAACCTGATTGGTCGCACCCAGACCCTCACTCTGTTTGTCGATAGCTCGTACCGCAACTACGACTCCCAGGGAGCCTTTGCTACGGCGGTGGTGCTAGCTGGCTTGGCGGCCTTAACGCTGGTGATCAAGCAGGTGCTAGAGCATCTCTACGCCCAGCGTCACAGGGTTAAGTAG